GCGCCCGCGCGTCGACGGCCATCCTGCCGATCAATGCGCACGGACGGTCGGACTCCGCCGCGCAACGACCGGGCCCGGGCAAGCCGCGGCATCCGGTCCGGCGGGCATTCGCAACAGCGAAGCACCGGTATCCAACAAACAGAGACTAGAACAGGAGACATTCCCGATGACGATCATCCCGTCCCGCAAACGTTTCGCGTCCGTTGCCGGCGTGCTGCTGGCCACGGCCGGATTGCCCGCGCATGCGCAAAGCAGTGTCACGCTCTACGGTGTCGTCGACGCCGGCATCCTCTATACGAGCAAGGCGATCGATCCGAAGACCGGGCTGAATGCCGGGCATCAGGTATCGATGATCACCGGCGGGATGACGCCGTCGTTGTTCGGCCTGAAAGGCACCGAGGATCTCGGCGGCGGCGTGAAGGCGCTCTTCACGCTCGAAAGCGGCATCGACGTGTCGAACGGCGGCTATGCGGATTCGAACGGCAACCTGTTCGGCCGGCAGGCGTGGGTGGGGATCGAGAGCAGCTACGGCACGGTGAAGGCCGGTGTCCAGTTCTCGCCGTTCGTGCTGTCGTTGATCGCCACCGACGCGCGCAGCGTGTCGTACTTCGGCAGCGGCGTGCCGATCTATGTCGGCGGCGTGCTCGTGACGGGGATCTTCAACGCGAATGCGATTTCGTATACGAGCCCGGTGGTGGCGGGCTTGCAGGGCAGCGCGATGCTTGCGCTCGGCGGCAAGGCCGGCGATTTCCAGGCGGGCCGCCAGTATTCGGCGAGCCTCAATTACACGGTTGGGCCGTTGCTCGTCAGTGCCGCGATGTACAACGGCAACTCGGGCGGCACGGCTGCAGCGACGCCGGTACCGAGCACGGTGCCGTTTACCGGGCGCACGCTCGGCGCGAGCTATCAGTACGACGCGCTCACGGTGAAAGCCGCCTACGTCAATTACAAGATCGCGGGCTCGTTCGACAGCCGCGTCTACGGCGGCGGCGCTGCCTATCAGTTCACGCCGGTCGTGAGCGCCGACGCCGGCGTCTGGTACACGAGCGACGGCAACGACACGAACAACCACTCGATCCTCGCCGCGGCAGGGCTGACCTACAGCCTGTCGAAGGCGACGTTGCTGTACGGGCAGCTCGGCTATGTGAACAACCACGGCAAGATGAATACGGGGCTGTCGACGAACGGTGCGCTGTACGGCGCGAACGGGTCGACGTTCGGCACCGTGATCGGCATGCGCCACCTGTTCTGACGACGGGTTCACAGGTTTCGACAGGAGGGTGGCATGCAGATCGAGATAGGTTTCGAGCAACGGCACGTGTTCGTCTTCGGCGGCACGACCGGCATCAACTTCGGCATCGCACAAGCATTCGCGCGATGCGGCGCGGCCGTCAGCGTGGCGAGCCGCAAACGCGAGAACGTCGACGCTGCAGTGAAGACACTGCGCACGACCCATGCGTCGGTGTATGGCGCATGCGCCGACGTCCGCGATTTCGACGCGGTGGGCGCCGCGCTCGGCGATGCGGTGCGCGAATTCGGCCCGATCGACGTGCTGATATCCGGCGCGGCGGGCAATTTCCTGTGCGACGCGAACGCGATGTCGGCGAACGGTTTCCGCACGGTCATCGATATCGACCTGATCGGCTCGTTCAACGTGATGCGGCAGGCCTATCCGCATCTGCGCAAGCCGGGCGCGTCGATCATCAGCATCACCGCACCGCAGGCGACGGTGCCGATGCGCCATCAGGCACACGCGTCCGCGGCGAAAGCCGGCATCGACCAGCTCACCCGCGTGCTCGCGCTGGAATGGGGCGCCGACGGCGTGCGCGTCAACGCGATCTCGCCGGGCCCGATCGACGGGACGGAAGGCTTTCGCAAGCTGATCGCCCGCACCGACGACGAACTCGCGCTGGCCGAGTCGGCCGTGCCGCTGCGCCGGTTCGGCTCGATCGACGACATTGCGAACCTCGCGCTGTTCCTCGCATCGCCGTATGCGTCGTACGTGTCCGGCGCCGTGATTCCGTGTGACGGCGGCGGTGCGATCGACAGCGTGAAGCCGGCGATCGAGCGGGCTGGCGCGAACGCGTCGGCCGGTACCTGACGCGCGGATGCCACCGATACGGGCAATCCATACCCGATAACTACCCGGACGGGTGGCGGCGGCCGACAGGCCGCTGCCTACACTGATTCCACGACGAACATAACCAGACAGGAGACGACGTGCATTCCCTTCCTTTTCCGACGCCGCACGGCTGCATGACGGAGCCGCGCGCGCCCATCGACATGCGCCGCGCTGCACAGGCACGGCAGCCGCGCCGCGCCTGAACCGGCCGATCACGAAGCGAGAGAGCTCATGACAATCCCAACCGATTCGATCCAGCACGCGGCATCGGGCACGTCCGGCACACGGACCGCGCGACATCGCCTGATCAACATCGACAACGGCGGCACGCTGACCGACATCTGCGTGATGGACGGCGACAACGTGATCCGCACGAAGACGCTGACCACGCCGCATGACCTGTCGCAATGCCTGTTCGACGGGCTGCGCAAGGCGTCCGTGGCGATCTACGGCAACGAAGACCTGGAGGCGCTGCTGTTGTCGACGGCCGCGATCCGCTACTCGACGACCCAGGGGACGAACGCACTCGTCGAGCGCAAGGGGCCGCGGCTCGGGCTCGTGGTCGGCGGGACGCTGTCGGCCGCGCAGGTGCGCGACGCCGACGGCGCTGCCGACCTGTTCGACGCGGTGATCGGCAGCCGC
This window of the Burkholderia lata genome carries:
- a CDS encoding porin, which codes for MTIIPSRKRFASVAGVLLATAGLPAHAQSSVTLYGVVDAGILYTSKAIDPKTGLNAGHQVSMITGGMTPSLFGLKGTEDLGGGVKALFTLESGIDVSNGGYADSNGNLFGRQAWVGIESSYGTVKAGVQFSPFVLSLIATDARSVSYFGSGVPIYVGGVLVTGIFNANAISYTSPVVAGLQGSAMLALGGKAGDFQAGRQYSASLNYTVGPLLVSAAMYNGNSGGTAAATPVPSTVPFTGRTLGASYQYDALTVKAAYVNYKIAGSFDSRVYGGGAAYQFTPVVSADAGVWYTSDGNDTNNHSILAAAGLTYSLSKATLLYGQLGYVNNHGKMNTGLSTNGALYGANGSTFGTVIGMRHLF
- a CDS encoding SDR family oxidoreductase; its protein translation is MQIEIGFEQRHVFVFGGTTGINFGIAQAFARCGAAVSVASRKRENVDAAVKTLRTTHASVYGACADVRDFDAVGAALGDAVREFGPIDVLISGAAGNFLCDANAMSANGFRTVIDIDLIGSFNVMRQAYPHLRKPGASIISITAPQATVPMRHQAHASAAKAGIDQLTRVLALEWGADGVRVNAISPGPIDGTEGFRKLIARTDDELALAESAVPLRRFGSIDDIANLALFLASPYASYVSGAVIPCDGGGAIDSVKPAIERAGANASAGT